A region from the Leopardus geoffroyi isolate Oge1 chromosome C2, O.geoffroyi_Oge1_pat1.0, whole genome shotgun sequence genome encodes:
- the FAIM gene encoding fas apoptotic inhibitory molecule 1 isoform X1: MASGDDSPIFEDDESPPYSLEKMTDLVAVWDVALSDGVHKIEFEHGTTSGKRVVYVDGKEEIRKEWMFKLVGKETFCVGAAKTKATINIDAISGFAYEYTLEINGKSLKKYMENRSKTTNTWVLHLDGEDFRVVLVFKILNWNIFSSKEKDTMDVWCNGKRMETAGEFVDDGTETHFSVGNHDCYIKAVSSGKRKEGIIHSLIVDDREIPEILE; the protein is encoded by the exons ATGGCATCTGGAGATGACAGTCCTATCTTTGAAGATGACGAAAG CCCTCCTTATAGCCTGGAAAAAATGACGGATCTCGTAGCTGTTTGGGATGTTGCTTTAAGTGACGGAGTCCATAAGATTGAATTTGAACATGGGACCACATCAGGCAAACGAGTGGTATATGTAGATGGGAAG GAAGAGATAAGAAAAGAATGGATGTTCAAATTAGTGGGCAAAGAAACCTTCTGCGTTGGAGCTGCAAAGACAAAAGCAACGATAAATATAGATGCTATCAGTGGATTTGCGTATGAATATACTCTGGAAATTAATGGGAAGAGTCTCAAGAAGTATATGGAGAACAGGTCAAAAACCACCAATACTTGGGTATTACATTTGGATGGTGAGGACTTTAGAGTCGTTTTGG ttttcaaaatactgaATTGGAACATATTCTCCTCTAAAG aaaaagacaCTATGGACGTATGGTGTAATGGTAAAAGAATGGAGACAGCA GGTGAGTTTGTAGATGACGGGACTGAAACTCACTTCAGTGTTGGGAACCATGACTGTTACATAAAGGCTGTCAGTAGTGGGAAGCGGAAAGAAGGGATTATCCATAGTCTCATTGTGGATGATAGAGAAATTCCGGAGATTCTTGAATGA
- the FAIM gene encoding fas apoptotic inhibitory molecule 1 isoform X3, with product MTDLVAVWDVALSDGVHKIEFEHGTTSGKRVVYVDGKEEIRKEWMFKLVGKETFCVGAAKTKATINIDAISGFAYEYTLEINGKSLKKYMENRSKTTNTWVLHLDGEDFRVVLVFKILNWNIFSSKEKDTMDVWCNGKRMETAGEFVDDGTETHFSVGNHDCYIKAVSSGKRKEGIIHSLIVDDREIPEILE from the exons ATGACGGATCTCGTAGCTGTTTGGGATGTTGCTTTAAGTGACGGAGTCCATAAGATTGAATTTGAACATGGGACCACATCAGGCAAACGAGTGGTATATGTAGATGGGAAG GAAGAGATAAGAAAAGAATGGATGTTCAAATTAGTGGGCAAAGAAACCTTCTGCGTTGGAGCTGCAAAGACAAAAGCAACGATAAATATAGATGCTATCAGTGGATTTGCGTATGAATATACTCTGGAAATTAATGGGAAGAGTCTCAAGAAGTATATGGAGAACAGGTCAAAAACCACCAATACTTGGGTATTACATTTGGATGGTGAGGACTTTAGAGTCGTTTTGG ttttcaaaatactgaATTGGAACATATTCTCCTCTAAAG aaaaagacaCTATGGACGTATGGTGTAATGGTAAAAGAATGGAGACAGCA GGTGAGTTTGTAGATGACGGGACTGAAACTCACTTCAGTGTTGGGAACCATGACTGTTACATAAAGGCTGTCAGTAGTGGGAAGCGGAAAGAAGGGATTATCCATAGTCTCATTGTGGATGATAGAGAAATTCCGGAGATTCTTGAATGA
- the FAIM gene encoding fas apoptotic inhibitory molecule 1 isoform X4 yields the protein MTDLVAVWDVALSDGVHKIEFEHGTTSGKRVVYVDGKEEIRKEWMFKLVGKETFCVGAAKTKATINIDAISGFAYEYTLEINGKSLKKYMENRSKTTNTWVLHLDGEDFRVVLEKDTMDVWCNGKRMETAGEFVDDGTETHFSVGNHDCYIKAVSSGKRKEGIIHSLIVDDREIPEILE from the exons ATGACGGATCTCGTAGCTGTTTGGGATGTTGCTTTAAGTGACGGAGTCCATAAGATTGAATTTGAACATGGGACCACATCAGGCAAACGAGTGGTATATGTAGATGGGAAG GAAGAGATAAGAAAAGAATGGATGTTCAAATTAGTGGGCAAAGAAACCTTCTGCGTTGGAGCTGCAAAGACAAAAGCAACGATAAATATAGATGCTATCAGTGGATTTGCGTATGAATATACTCTGGAAATTAATGGGAAGAGTCTCAAGAAGTATATGGAGAACAGGTCAAAAACCACCAATACTTGGGTATTACATTTGGATGGTGAGGACTTTAGAGTCGTTTTGG aaaaagacaCTATGGACGTATGGTGTAATGGTAAAAGAATGGAGACAGCA GGTGAGTTTGTAGATGACGGGACTGAAACTCACTTCAGTGTTGGGAACCATGACTGTTACATAAAGGCTGTCAGTAGTGGGAAGCGGAAAGAAGGGATTATCCATAGTCTCATTGTGGATGATAGAGAAATTCCGGAGATTCTTGAATGA
- the FAIM gene encoding fas apoptotic inhibitory molecule 1 isoform X2 has translation MASGDDSPIFEDDESPPYSLEKMTDLVAVWDVALSDGVHKIEFEHGTTSGKRVVYVDGKEEIRKEWMFKLVGKETFCVGAAKTKATINIDAISGFAYEYTLEINGKSLKKYMENRSKTTNTWVLHLDGEDFRVVLEKDTMDVWCNGKRMETAGEFVDDGTETHFSVGNHDCYIKAVSSGKRKEGIIHSLIVDDREIPEILE, from the exons ATGGCATCTGGAGATGACAGTCCTATCTTTGAAGATGACGAAAG CCCTCCTTATAGCCTGGAAAAAATGACGGATCTCGTAGCTGTTTGGGATGTTGCTTTAAGTGACGGAGTCCATAAGATTGAATTTGAACATGGGACCACATCAGGCAAACGAGTGGTATATGTAGATGGGAAG GAAGAGATAAGAAAAGAATGGATGTTCAAATTAGTGGGCAAAGAAACCTTCTGCGTTGGAGCTGCAAAGACAAAAGCAACGATAAATATAGATGCTATCAGTGGATTTGCGTATGAATATACTCTGGAAATTAATGGGAAGAGTCTCAAGAAGTATATGGAGAACAGGTCAAAAACCACCAATACTTGGGTATTACATTTGGATGGTGAGGACTTTAGAGTCGTTTTGG aaaaagacaCTATGGACGTATGGTGTAATGGTAAAAGAATGGAGACAGCA GGTGAGTTTGTAGATGACGGGACTGAAACTCACTTCAGTGTTGGGAACCATGACTGTTACATAAAGGCTGTCAGTAGTGGGAAGCGGAAAGAAGGGATTATCCATAGTCTCATTGTGGATGATAGAGAAATTCCGGAGATTCTTGAATGA